A region of Subdoligranulum variabile DNA encodes the following proteins:
- a CDS encoding Gp37-like protein, with protein sequence MSDAAVKVYVYHGTQRVDLVGNISSLQWMPEWADVGEIKMVCALSDANRRLLQQWATLYNPDTPGIAAVITALTSDVDKGTITVRGRFSLCRFAQRVAKGTRTVTDAAAGVLEICRANLRGLPVTIPDSATFTAPCSETVEWTDCCSVITQLARTGGFGVRVRFDPLTGAERLELLQGKDRSVQGGEWYRGYFGTRLRNLSAVSLAQDASDYANVAICGGEAPTESDSWQQLWIEVGDTAAQGTDRHELWVDGSSVTHRHTVQAADGSTTEAVYSESEYQTALTNYATAALLNHYIEQTLKATAADLVLHYGEDYDLGDRLPVRVPELGLVASAQITSIKLTYEATGRKVIPVFDNIELGGDTT encoded by the coding sequence ATGTCTGACGCAGCCGTGAAAGTGTATGTGTACCATGGAACGCAGCGTGTGGACCTGGTGGGCAACATCAGCAGCCTGCAGTGGATGCCCGAATGGGCGGACGTGGGCGAGATCAAGATGGTCTGCGCCCTGAGCGATGCAAACCGGCGGCTGCTGCAGCAGTGGGCGACCCTCTACAACCCCGATACGCCGGGGATCGCGGCGGTCATCACGGCACTGACTAGCGACGTGGACAAGGGCACGATCACAGTGCGCGGAAGGTTTTCGCTTTGCCGCTTTGCACAGCGGGTCGCCAAAGGTACCCGCACCGTGACAGATGCGGCGGCGGGGGTGCTGGAGATCTGCCGCGCCAACCTTCGCGGCTTGCCGGTAACGATCCCGGACAGCGCGACCTTTACGGCCCCCTGCAGCGAGACCGTGGAGTGGACGGACTGCTGCAGCGTTATCACCCAACTGGCCCGGACCGGGGGCTTTGGCGTGCGGGTCAGATTTGACCCTCTGACTGGAGCGGAGCGGCTGGAACTGCTGCAGGGCAAGGATCGCAGTGTCCAGGGCGGCGAATGGTATCGAGGATACTTTGGTACCCGTCTGCGCAACTTGTCCGCCGTTTCACTGGCACAGGACGCCAGCGACTACGCCAACGTGGCGATCTGCGGCGGAGAGGCTCCCACCGAAAGCGATAGCTGGCAGCAGTTGTGGATCGAGGTGGGAGATACGGCCGCCCAAGGCACGGACCGGCATGAACTGTGGGTGGATGGGTCCAGCGTGACCCACCGGCACACGGTGCAAGCCGCAGACGGCTCCACCACCGAGGCAGTCTACAGCGAATCTGAATACCAGACGGCCCTGACCAACTACGCCACGGCGGCGCTGCTCAACCACTACATAGAGCAGACGCTCAAAGCTACGGCCGCCGATCTGGTCCTGCACTACGGCGAGGACTATGACCTTGGGGACCGCCTGCCGGTGCGGGTGCCGGAACTGGGGCTGGTCGCCAGCGCCCAGATCACCAGCATCAAGCTGACCTATGAGGCGACCGGCCGCAAGGTCATCCCTGTGTTTGACAATATAGAGCTTGGAGGCGATACCACTTGA